One window of the Sparus aurata chromosome 7, fSpaAur1.1, whole genome shotgun sequence genome contains the following:
- the gtsf1 gene encoding gametocyte-specific factor 1 gives MTTTIRFGTSTGPNRTASSERAQLTEECDKGNCDPDKLLQCPFDKNHQIRACRFPYHLIKCRKNHPKLASELKTCPFNARHLVPKHELTHHTETCEDRISVDTEQATRDSGRAKWQVPVSTWVNPNMTEDWEEEADDSAAPFVWGVNTALNEKQDMRPTNNLGPSFRMPNTLPWSEL, from the exons ATGACGACCACTATCCGATTTGGAACTAGCACTGGTCCAAACAGGACTGCTTCTTCTGAGAGAGCCCAGCTAACAGAGGAATGCG ATAAAGGAAACTGTGACCCAGACAAACTTCTCCAGTGCCCCTTTGATAAGAACCACCAGATCCGAGCCTGCCGCTTTCCTTACCATCTGATTAAGTGCAGGAAG AATCATCCCAAACTGGCCAGTGAACTGAAAACCTGCCCATTCAACGCTCGCCATCTGGTCCCCAAGCATGAGCTGACTCACCATACCGAAACCTGTGAGGACAGAATATCTGTGGACACTGAACAGG CCACAAGGGACAGTGGACGTGCTAAATGGCAGGTCCCAGTCAGTACGTGGGTGAACCCAAACATGACTGAAGATTGGGAAGAAG AGGCTGATGATTCTGCTGCTCCTTTTGTGTGGGGTGTGAACACAGCGTTGAATGAAAA ACAGGACATGAGGCCCACCAACAACCTTGGCCCATCTTTTAGAATGCCAAATACCCTCCCATGGTCTGAGCTATGA
- the letmd1 gene encoding LETM1 domain-containing protein 1 gives MALSCPSLCSQLSLIRLYGLRTNRINNGLYSSYVSCQSRLPLCRHYSTSKVGRGVASKLQKANTKYEGFLKRRFPRFFQLYHTFVEGFKLLFKDANEVKNIKVKMGTEGLQFKDLPYRDMEKLRQFRRDLMKAIPLLLISLPPFANYLVFVLMYFFPRQLLIRHFWSPRQQAEFQGLYHSLRVQHHQPVLKGLENKSRQVKDTQLQSRLKGLCAKVQSGENPQVSDILAVRGLFSGRPLGIRWMGVNQMRHISPLLFLTPRLPGFLIGWRLNNHALELLQQDRALSRLGAHELNDDELRQACYVRGLNSTNLGAKECHEWLIQWLQVTSSLKDSEVSLLLHNMVFLSANYPKGPSPH, from the exons ATGGCGCTGTCCTGTCCGAGCCTGTGTAGCCAGTTGTCTTTGATCCGACTCTATGGTCTCAGGACAAACAGGATAAATAATGGCCTTTATTCTTCATATGTGTCCTGTCAGTCAAG GTTGCCCCTGTGTAGACACTACTCAACGTCTAAAGTTGGACGAGGTGTCGCCTCAAAGCTGCAGAAGGCAAATACCAAATATGAAGGTTTCCTGAAAAGGCGATTTCCTCGCTTTTTTCAGCTTTACCATACGTTTGTGGAAG GATTCAAACTATTGTTCAAAGATGCCAACGAAGTGAAGAACATAAAAGTAAAGATGGGCACAGAAGGGCTGCAGTTCAAGGATCTGCCCTACAGAGACATGGAGAAACTCAGACAG TTTCGCAGAGACTTGATGAAGGCGATTCCACTGCTCCTGatatccctccctccctttgcCAACTACCTGGTTTTTGTCTTGAT GTACTTTTTCCCACGCCAGCTCCTTATCCGTCATTTCTGGAGTCCCAGGCAACAGGCCGAGTTTCAGGGATTGTACCATTCCCTCAGGGTCCAGCACCACCAGCCAGTTCTCAAAGGACTTGAGAATAAGAGCCGTCAGGTCAAAGACACTCAGCTGCAGAGTCGCCTTAAGGGCCTGTGTGCTAAA GTGCAAAGTGGAGAAAACCCTCAAGTGTCTGACATCCTTGCCGTTCGGGGCCTGTTCTCTGGACGCCCTCTGGGTATAAGATGGATGGGTGTGAATCAGATG AGACACATCAGCCCCCTGCTCTTCCTGACGCCTCGCCTTCCAGGGTTCCTGATTGGCTGGCGGCTGAACAATCATGCCCTGGAGCTGCTCCAGCAGGACCGAGCACTCAGCAGGCTGGGAGCTCATGAGCTGAATGACGATGAGCTCAGACAG gcTTGTTATGTAAGGGGGCTCAATTCTACTAATCTTGGCGCTAAGGAGTGTCATGAGTGGTTAATCCAGTGGCTTCAGGTGACCTCCTCACTGAAAG ACTCAGAGGTGTCACTGCTTTTGCACAACATGGTATTTCTCTCTGCCAACTACCCAAAGGGTCCCAGCCCACACTGA
- the cd63 gene encoding CD63 antigen isoform X1 — protein sequence MGVEGGMKCVKFLLFFFNFIFWICGLALIVVGILVQLGMHKNVRIKDVSASGVPILLIAIGVVIFFIAFFGCCGAWKENYCMVTTFAVFLSLIIIIEIAAAIAGYVFRNKVSAVVQDSLTDMITNYSNSTAEFRESVDKLQMDLKCCGVNSSSDWRHYKPEGNSVPDSCCVNVTLNCGSGTMTDATKVHQLGCHDAMEAFLKKNIMWVIVGALVIAFLQIMGIVFACCLMRGIRSGYEVM from the exons ATATGTGGCCTCGCATTAATTGTCGTGGGAATCCTGGTTCAACTGGGTATGCACAAAAACGTCAGGATCAAAGATGTATCAGCCTCAGGAGTTCCCATCCTTCTCATCGCAATCGGTGTGGTGATTTTCTTCATCGCCTTCTTTGGCTGTTGCGGTGCCTGGAAAGAGAACTACTGCATGGTCACCACG tTTGCCGTCTTTCTCTCACTGATCATCATTATCGAGATCGCAGCCGCAATCGCTGGATACGTCTTCAGGAACAAA GTCTCAGCTGTCGTCCAGGATAGTCTCACTGATATGATCACCAATTACAGCAACAGCACAGCTGAATTCAGAGAGAGTGTGGATAAGCTGCAGATGGAC TTGAAATGCTGTGGTGTGAACAGTTCTTCTGACTGGAGACACTACAAACCTGAGGGAAACTCTGTGCCTGACTCATGCTGTGTGAACGTCACCTTAAACTGTGGATCTGGGACCATGACAGATGCCACCAAAGTGCACCAGCTG GGTTGTCATGATGCTATGGAGGCATTCctgaagaaaaacatcatgtggGTGATAGTTGGAGCTCTTGTCATTGCCTTCCTGCAG ATAATGGGCATCGTGTTCGCCTGCTGTTTGATGAGAGGCATCCGCAGCGGCTACGAGGTCATGTGA
- the cd63 gene encoding CD63 antigen isoform X2 encodes MGVEGGMKCVKFLLFFFNFIFWICGLALIVVGILVQLGMHKNVRIKDVSASGVPILLIAIGVVIFFIAFFGCCGAWKENYCMVTTFAVFLSLIIIIEIAAAIAGYVFRNKVSAVVQDSLTDMITNYSNSTAEFRESVDKLQMDLKCCGVNSSSDWRHYKPEGNSVPDSCCVNVTLNCGSGTMTDATKVHQLGCHDAIFFFMNKQTKAKLRYPSVCIDIEISELGQ; translated from the exons ATATGTGGCCTCGCATTAATTGTCGTGGGAATCCTGGTTCAACTGGGTATGCACAAAAACGTCAGGATCAAAGATGTATCAGCCTCAGGAGTTCCCATCCTTCTCATCGCAATCGGTGTGGTGATTTTCTTCATCGCCTTCTTTGGCTGTTGCGGTGCCTGGAAAGAGAACTACTGCATGGTCACCACG tTTGCCGTCTTTCTCTCACTGATCATCATTATCGAGATCGCAGCCGCAATCGCTGGATACGTCTTCAGGAACAAA GTCTCAGCTGTCGTCCAGGATAGTCTCACTGATATGATCACCAATTACAGCAACAGCACAGCTGAATTCAGAGAGAGTGTGGATAAGCTGCAGATGGAC TTGAAATGCTGTGGTGTGAACAGTTCTTCTGACTGGAGACACTACAAACCTGAGGGAAACTCTGTGCCTGACTCATGCTGTGTGAACGTCACCTTAAACTGTGGATCTGGGACCATGACAGATGCCACCAAAGTGCACCAGCTG GGTTGTCAtgatgctatttttttttttatgaacaaacaaacaaaggcaaAATTAAGATACCCAAGTGTATGTATTGATATTGAAATATCAGAGTTAGGACAATGA